From a single Brassica oleracea var. oleracea cultivar TO1000 chromosome C5, BOL, whole genome shotgun sequence genomic region:
- the LOC106295469 gene encoding 14-3-3-like protein GF14 epsilon isoform X2 yields METEREKHVYLAKLSEQTERYDEMVEAMKKVAQLDVELTVEERNLVSVGYKNVIGARRASWRILSSIEQKEESKGNEENVKRIQNYRKRVEDELAKVCNDILSVIDKHLIPSSTAVESTVFFYKMKGDYYRYLAEFSSGAERKEAADQSLEAYKAAVAAAETGLAPTHPVRLGLALNFSVFYYEILNSPESACQLAKQAFDDAIAELDSLNEESYKDSTLIMQLLRDNLTLWTSDLPEEGDERAKGDEPQEEN; encoded by the exons ATGGAGACAGAGAGGGAAAAGCATGTTTACTTGGCCAAGCTCTCTGAGCAAACCGAGCGATACGATG AGATGGTTGAGGCGATGAAGAAAGTAGCTCAGCTTGATGTGGAGCTCACGGTAGAGGAGAGGAATCTTGTATCTGTGGGTTACAAGAACGTGATTGGGGCAAGGAGAGCTTCGTGGAGAATACTATCATCCATCGAGCAGAAGGAAGAGTCCAAGGGGAACGAGGAGAATGTCAAGAGGATTCAGAACTATCGAAAGAGAGTTGAAGATGAGCTTGCTAAAGTTTGTAATGACATCTTGTCTGTCATTGATAAACATCTCATCCCGTCGTCTACTGCTGTGGAGTCCACTGTGTTTTTCTACAAAAT GAAAGGAGATTATTACCGATATCTGGCAGAGTTTAGTTCTGGTGCTGAGCGCAAGGAAGCTGCAGATCAGTCTCTTGAGGCATATAAG GCTGCTGTTGCGGCTGCGGAGACTGGATTGGCACCAACACATCCAGTTAGACTTGGCTTGGCACTGAACTTTTCTGTTTTCTACTATGAGATCTTAAACTCTCCTGAGAG CGCATGTCAATTGGCGAAGCAAGCATTCGACGATGCAATAGCTGAACTTGACAGCCTGAACGAGGAATCATACAAGGACAGCACTCTTATCATGCAGCTACTCAGAGACAATCTCACCTTGTGGACTTCAGACCTCCCAGAGGAAGGAG ACGAGCGAGCCAAAGGTGATGAGCCTCAGGAAGAG AACTGA
- the LOC106293571 gene encoding putative pumilio homolog 8, chloroplastic, whose amino-acid sequence MMKRGELCEEEEEETLFLSHSPSSPTQNSWSHYHNLFPGDSSSSSSRLSLRSPSDYSLSSYFSNGQCNGSSQFTPTTKYDHGLSLCESLLHRLNIREEEEQEFNNYSVPSFSPRRSCLSNHHQGSSGNKIHPRLRDLQGYVYLMAKDQHGCRSLQRVLEDGSSIDAMVIFNEVIPHVVELMINPFGNYLMQKLLDVCNEEQRTTIILIVTSEPGLLVRIALNPHGTRVVQRLVESIKTKKQIYLVTSALRPGFHNLAINVNGNHVIQRCLQCLITQDNKFIFEDATRFCIDIATHQHGCCVLQKCVAYSTGQQREKLITQISRNSLFLAQHPYGNYAVQFIIEMRDFQATAMVLARLKGHYVELSMQKFSSHLVERCLTHCAESRPQIVLELISVSRFDLLIQDPYANFVIQAALSVTEGSLHAYLIEVIRPHSNLRRNPYCKGIFSRNLTRK is encoded by the exons ATGATGAAGAGAGGTGAACTTTGTGAAGAAGAAGAAGAAGAAACTTTGTTTCTCTCACATTCTCCTTCTTCTCCTACGCAAAACTCATGGAGCCATTATCACAATCTCTTCCCTGGAGACTCTTCTTCGAGTTCGAGTAGGTTAAGTCTCCGATCACCGTCTGATTACTCCCTCTCCAGCTACTTTTCAAACGGACAGTGTAACGGTTCCTCTCAGTTCACGCCAACTACCAAGTATGATCATGGTTTGAGTCTATGTGAAAGTCTCCTTCATCGTTTGAACATCAGAGAAGAAGAAGAACAAGAGTTCAACAATTACTCTGTTCCATCCTTCTCTCCTCGGAGAAGCTGCTTGTCTAATCATCATCAAGGAAGCAGCGGTAACAAGATCCATCCGAGGCTTCGTGACTTACAGGGATATGTTTACTTGATGGCCAAAGATCAGCATGGATGCAGATCCTTGCAGAGGGTCCTTGAAGATGGATCTTCTATAGACGCTATGGTCATTTTCAACGAGGTGATTCCTCATGTTGTTGAGCTTATGATAAATCCCTTTGGGAATTACTTGATGCAGAAGTTATTAGATGTTTGTAATGAAGAACAGAGGACAACGATCATACTCATTGTTACTTCAGAACCAGGTCTGCTTGTCCGGATAGCACTCAACCCTCACGG TACTCGAGTTGTCCAGAGGTTAGTGGAATCAATCAAAACCAAGAAGCAGATTTATCTAGTGACATCAGCTTTGAGACCTGGATTTCACAACCTGGCTATTAATGTGAATGGGAATCATGTGATTCAACGTTGCTTGCAGTGCCTTATCACACAAGATAACAAG TTCATCTTTGAAGATGCTACTAGGTTCTGCATTGATATCGCCACACATCAACATGGATGCTGTGTTCTACAAAAATGCGTTGCTTATTCCACTGGACAACAACGAGAGAAGCTCATAACCCAAATCTCTAGAAACAGTCTCTTCCTTGCTCAACACCCTTATGG GAACTACGCAGTGCAATTCATTATAGAAATGAGGGATTTTCAAGCGACTGCCATGGTTCTTGCGCGGTTAAAAGGACATTATGTAGAGCTCTCAATGCAGAAATTTAGTAGCCATTTGGTGGAAAGATGCTTAACACATTGTGCAGAGAGCCGTCCTCAGATAGTGCTTGAACTCATCTCTGTCTCTCGTTTTGATCTTCTAATTCAAGACCCCTATGCAAATTTTGTCATCCAAGCTGCTCTTTCTGTCACCGAG GGTTCACTTCATGCCTATCTCATTGAAGTCATTAGGCCTCACTCAAATCTACGTAGAAATCCTTATTGCAAAGGAATTTTCTCAAGAAATCTCACGAGGAAATGA
- the LOC106293141 gene encoding multifunctional methyltransferase subunit TRM112-like protein At1g22270 — translation MRLITHNMLSCNIKGVTNGFPLKVEAEKVIEKEIDFNPDFLRHMFAKIEWKALVEAARSLGYAELPEDSPDATVIESAADESLLKKLHHALLELHLEEGALVCPETGRKFPVNKGIPNMLLHEDEV, via the coding sequence ATGAGGCTGATAACGCACAACATGCTCTCCTGCAACATCAAAGGAGTCACGAACGGCTTTCCTCTGAAGGTCGAAGCGGAGAAAGTGATCGAGAAGGAAATCGATTTCAACCCCGACTTCCTCAGGCACATGTTCGCCAAGATCGAGTGGAAGGCTCTCGTGGAAGCTGCTCGTTCCTTGGGATACGCCGAGTTGCCGGAGGATTCTCCTGACGCGACGGTGATTGAATCCGCCGCCGACGAGTCCTTGCTGAAGAAACTCCACCACGCGTTGCTCGAGCTCCACCTGGAGGAAGGCGCGCTCGTCTGCCCCGAGACAGGGCGGAAGTTCCCGGTTAACAAGGGAATCCCAAATATGCTTCTCCACGAAGATGAGGTTTAG
- the LOC106295468 gene encoding probable protein phosphatase 2C 9: MGKFCCFPSSSEVVGGQSSSRSGKGRSDEGLIKYGFSLVKGKANHPMEDYHVANFINVQDHELGLFAIYDGHMGPTVPAYLQKHLFSNILKEGEFWVDPRRSILKAYEKTDQAILSNSSDLGRGGSTAVTAILINGRRLWIANVGDSRALLSQGGRTMQMSTDHEPRAERSSIEDRGGFVSNLPGDVPRVNGQLAVSRAFGDKGLKTHLSSEPDIRDAYVDNQTDVLVLASDGIWKVMSNEEAMEIARRVKDPQKAAKELTAEALRRESKDDISCVVVRFR, encoded by the exons ATGGGAAAATTTTGTTGCTTCCCTTCCTCTTCCGAG GTTGTGGGAGGACAATCATCATCTCGATCTGGTAAAGGAAGAAGTGATGAAGGTTTGATCAAGTACGGCTTTAGTCTAGTCAAAGGCAAAGCTAACCATCCCATGGAGGATTATCACGTCGCTAACTTCATCAACGTCCAAGACCATGAACTTGGTCTTTTCGCTATCTATGACGGTCACATGGGTCCAACTGTCCCTGCCTACTTGCAGAAACACCTCTTCTCCAATATCCTCAAGGAG GGAGAGTTCTGGGTGGATCCTAGAAGGTCTATATTAAAAGCTTATGAGAAGACAGACCAAGCCATTCTATCTAACAGTTCTGACTTGGGTCGTGGAGGTTCTACCGCTGTTACAGCTATACTGATTAACGGGAGGAGGTTGTGGATAGCTAACGTTGGCGATTCGCGAGCGCTTCTTTCTCAAGGAGGCAGGACAATGCAGATGAGTACGGATCACGAGCCTCGTGCAGAAAGGTCGAGTATTGAGGATAGAGGTGGATTTGTATCCAATCTACCAG GTGATGTTCCTCGAGTGAATGGTCAGTTAGCGGTGTCTCGTGCCTTTGGAGATAAGGGACTTAAGACGCATCTGAGTTCAGAGCCTGATATTAGAGATGCTTATGTTGATAACCAGACAGATGTTCTTGTCCTGGCGAGTGATGGCATTTGGAAG GTGATGTCAAATGAAGAGGCAATGGAGATAGCTAGGAGGGTGAAAGATCCACAGAAGGCGGCCAAGGAACTAACAGCTGAAGCATTGAGAAGAGAGAGCAAAGACGACATATCTTGTGTCGTCGTCCGGTTCAGATGA
- the LOC106293781 gene encoding uncharacterized protein LOC106293781, whose amino-acid sequence MFSLHDGILCSKKRDQIKDYGESFHGSFKRIKQEDQTPARLEKNSTLFDQRLKSDNARLIKPDVQLHLDTKFHSETFEDRKTYLDLELNLSSSSSSTIKTIVKKDESSKGKNLIMSPSKKRKSGDIKLSRSPSWLAFEGDDDQKKQEMVTTVCMKCHMLVMLCKSTLVCPNCKFTHPNTAPQKTFKSLSLFKLSY is encoded by the exons ATGTTTTCTCTACATGATGGGATCCTCTGTTCTAAAAAGAGGGACCAGATTAAAGACTATGGAGAATCGTTTCACGGTTCCTTCAAACGGATCAAACAAGAAGATCAAACGCCAGCCAGACTTGAGAAGAACAGTACTCTGTTCGATCAAAGATTAAAGTCAGATAACGCTAGGTTGATAAAACCTGATGTTCAGCTTCACCTAGACACTAAG TTCCATTCAGAGACGTTTGAAGATCGCAAGACATACCTGGACCTTGAGCTAAACCTTTCTTCATCGTCAAGTTCCACTATTAAAACAATCGTGAAGAAAGACGAATCTTCAAAAGGCAAAAATTTGATCATGAGCCCAAGTAAAAAGAGGAAATCAGGTGATATAAAGCTAAGTCGATCCCCGTCATGGCTAGCGTTTGAAGGTGATGATGATCAGAAGAAGCAAGAGATGGTAACAACGGTGTGCATGAAGTGTCATATGCTGGTTATGCTCTGCAAATCAACTCTTGTGTGTCCCAACTGCAAGTTCACGCACCCGAATACAGCTCCACAAAAAACTTTTAAGAGTTTGAGTTTGTTTAAGCTTTCATACTAG
- the LOC106295469 gene encoding 14-3-3-like protein GF14 epsilon isoform X1: protein METEREKHVYLAKLSEQTERYDEMVEAMKKVAQLDVELTVEERNLVSVGYKNVIGARRASWRILSSIEQKEESKGNEENVKRIQNYRKRVEDELAKVCNDILSVIDKHLIPSSTAVESTVFFYKMKGDYYRYLAEFSSGAERKEAADQSLEAYKAAVAAAETGLAPTHPVRLGLALNFSVFYYEILNSPESACQLAKQAFDDAIAELDSLNEESYKDSTLIMQLLRDNLTLWTSDLPEEGDERAKGDEPQEEEN from the exons ATGGAGACAGAGAGGGAAAAGCATGTTTACTTGGCCAAGCTCTCTGAGCAAACCGAGCGATACGATG AGATGGTTGAGGCGATGAAGAAAGTAGCTCAGCTTGATGTGGAGCTCACGGTAGAGGAGAGGAATCTTGTATCTGTGGGTTACAAGAACGTGATTGGGGCAAGGAGAGCTTCGTGGAGAATACTATCATCCATCGAGCAGAAGGAAGAGTCCAAGGGGAACGAGGAGAATGTCAAGAGGATTCAGAACTATCGAAAGAGAGTTGAAGATGAGCTTGCTAAAGTTTGTAATGACATCTTGTCTGTCATTGATAAACATCTCATCCCGTCGTCTACTGCTGTGGAGTCCACTGTGTTTTTCTACAAAAT GAAAGGAGATTATTACCGATATCTGGCAGAGTTTAGTTCTGGTGCTGAGCGCAAGGAAGCTGCAGATCAGTCTCTTGAGGCATATAAG GCTGCTGTTGCGGCTGCGGAGACTGGATTGGCACCAACACATCCAGTTAGACTTGGCTTGGCACTGAACTTTTCTGTTTTCTACTATGAGATCTTAAACTCTCCTGAGAG CGCATGTCAATTGGCGAAGCAAGCATTCGACGATGCAATAGCTGAACTTGACAGCCTGAACGAGGAATCATACAAGGACAGCACTCTTATCATGCAGCTACTCAGAGACAATCTCACCTTGTGGACTTCAGACCTCCCAGAGGAAGGAG ACGAGCGAGCCAAAGGTGATGAGCCTCAGGAAGAGGAG AACTGA